The stretch of DNA GCTACCGTTACAGCTTTGACAGCCGGTTCCAACTCTAAAGGTCGCCTTTGAGATGTCAATTTTACTGACGGTTGTTAGCCATACTTTATCTTGTGCGGTTAACGTATAAGGAATAGCACAGTTTTGACACACTCGACGTACCAGACGCTGCGCAATAATCACTCTTAAGGCACTTGCGACTAAGTAAGCCGCCGCGCCCATGTCTAACAGTCTTAACGCACTGGTGACAGCATCGTTAGTGTGTAACGTTGACAGTACAAAGTGACCAGTAAGGGCACCACGTAGACCAATCTCTACGGTCTCCTGATCTCGCATCTCACCGACCATGATGATATCGGGATCTTGGCGCAAGGTTGTTCTTAATACATTAGAAAAGTCGAGGCCAATCTTGTGATTCACTTGCACCTGGTTAATACGCGGTAGTTGGTACTCGACAGGATCTTCTACGGTGATAATTTTTCTGTCAGCGGTATTAAGCTCACTGAGTACGCCATACAAGGTAGTGGTTTTACCGCTACCCGTTGGCCCTGTGACCAAAAGCATGCCATGAGGACGCTTAATCTGCCGGCGAATACGCGCCAGCATTTCAGGTGGCATACCCGTTTCATTTAATGTCAGCAAACCTGCCGATTGATCGAGAAGACGCATTACTACGGACTCACCATGGTAAATAGGCATAGTAGACATACGCACGTCTATCTTATGGCCCTTGATCTCCATGTGAAAACGACCATCTTGTGGCAGACGCTTTTCAGAAATATCGAGTCCAGCCATCAGTTTCAATCGCAGCACTAGGGCTGCCGCTATATTGACTTCAGGCAGTATATTTTCATGCAGTTGTCCATCAATACGTTGACGGATCCTTAATGCATTCTCACCCGGTTCAATATGGATATCTGATGCGCGCATCTGCACTGCATCTTCAAATATTGACTGTAATAACTTAACAACGGTGGTTTCATTATCACTGTCGCCGTCCGTTAGGCTGGCGAGATCGAACAGATCGTCAGCGGAATACTCTTCTTCGAGCTTACCCGCTATTTGCGCGATTTCGTCCGTACGACGATAAAGGTTATCGAAAGCATCAAGCAGTTGCCTTTCGGTCACCACCGCAATGGAAATACGCTTGGGGACAAGTAAGCCCTCAAGTGTGTCCATGGCTTGTAGATCGGCAGGGTCGCTCATCGCCACCAACACCGAATCCCCATTATCTTCCACCACTAAGGCGCGATAACGACGCGCTTGCACTTCTGGTAGTAGTCCAACAACTGCAGCAGCAATTGAACGTTTACTGATATCTAAAAAAGGAATATTGAGCTGATGAGATAAAAACTGTAGCAGCTGCTCTTCAGTGATCGATGAAAGATCAATTAATGTACGCCCGAGTTTTTTCCCGCTGGTACGCTGTTCACTAAGCGCTTGGCCGAGTTGTTCGTCGGTAATAATGTGCTCTTGAACGAGAAGATCACCTAAACGCATTTTTAACTTAGGCTTCACTGGAATGCTCCTAACTGCACCAATCGATTATCAACATAGGCTTGCGCTTGAGAAGAGAGATTCCCTTGGGCCAAAGCTTGGTTGTAGGCATTTTTAGCCTCTGTATAGTTTTTTTGAGCATCAAGTGCGTAACCCAATCCCATCCACCATCGCCCTTGGCTAGGCTCATTTTTGGCAAGTTGCCTAAAGCTCTGCTCTGCAACGGGGAAGTTTTGTTCTTTCTGGGCTAAATCACTTTGCTGATGCCATTTTTTTACCGCTAATGCGCTAGTATCAGGGATCAGATTCAAACTGTTCAAGGCTTGCTTATTTTGCCCCGCTGCCTGCAGTACACGGGCTAACAGCAGTGAATATTCATATTCGTCTGGAAATAATAGTTGCCCTTGCTTTAATAGCTGAGCCGATTCCGACAACTTGTTTTGCCCATAATAAAGTGCCGCGGCTTGCCTCCTCGCTTGATGTAAAGCGGGGTTATAAGACAAAGCCGCTTTGTAGTAAGTGAGCGCATCGCTATGTAGCCCCTGCTGCTGGGCGTCATTCGCTAATATCATCTGCTTTTGTGCCAACTGCTCGGAGGTCAACTTGACCTCCTTTATCGCCATATTACTGCTGGTATAAGAAGTTCGAGTCGCTCGCTTAGTGGGCTCAATACTCATAGAACTTGCTTGCTGTCTCAGCGGTTGACTGGTTGGACTCGCACTGGCAGCTGTCATTTGAGCTTCAGGATTACTTATGGCTGTATTTTCATCAGTAACCTCTGCTATCGCTTTCGCCGTGTTAACCGCTGGCTGCACTAATTCAGGCTTTGCAGTTGGCTGAATGCTGCTAACATTGACGGTGCGAGTAGCAGGAGCAGGTGTTAAAGTCTCTTTATCGGTTAAAGGTTCT from Shewanella sp. Choline-02u-19 encodes:
- a CDS encoding GspE/PulE family protein, with translation MKPKLKMRLGDLLVQEHIITDEQLGQALSEQRTSGKKLGRTLIDLSSITEEQLLQFLSHQLNIPFLDISKRSIAAAVVGLLPEVQARRYRALVVEDNGDSVLVAMSDPADLQAMDTLEGLLVPKRISIAVVTERQLLDAFDNLYRRTDEIAQIAGKLEEEYSADDLFDLASLTDGDSDNETTVVKLLQSIFEDAVQMRASDIHIEPGENALRIRQRIDGQLHENILPEVNIAAALVLRLKLMAGLDISEKRLPQDGRFHMEIKGHKIDVRMSTMPIYHGESVVMRLLDQSAGLLTLNETGMPPEMLARIRRQIKRPHGMLLVTGPTGSGKTTTLYGVLSELNTADRKIITVEDPVEYQLPRINQVQVNHKIGLDFSNVLRTTLRQDPDIIMVGEMRDQETVEIGLRGALTGHFVLSTLHTNDAVTSALRLLDMGAAAYLVASALRVIIAQRLVRRVCQNCAIPYTLTAQDKVWLTTVSKIDISKATFRVGTGCQSCNGSGYRGRIGVFEILELDEPMVEAMRSGNPQEFTNAAYNSPNFTPLAESALEYLAQGMTTIEEVAKLVEDVSDDTLNVSEGS
- a CDS encoding tetratricopeptide repeat protein codes for the protein MSVINKMLKDLDKRQQPHGIESMAKPQNALLPQRQSKLPLVVTSLLSLLIGGFIVFFVIEPSNPSAIGNVVAAEQSELTSDHIAGVLSDSDNMVSATTQSLAIDTQEPLTDKETLTPAPATRTVNVSSIQPTAKPELVQPAVNTAKAIAEVTDENTAISNPEAQMTAASASPTSQPLRQQASSMSIEPTKRATRTSYTSSNMAIKEVKLTSEQLAQKQMILANDAQQQGLHSDALTYYKAALSYNPALHQARRQAAALYYGQNKLSESAQLLKQGQLLFPDEYEYSLLLARVLQAAGQNKQALNSLNLIPDTSALAVKKWHQQSDLAQKEQNFPVAEQSFRQLAKNEPSQGRWWMGLGYALDAQKNYTEAKNAYNQALAQGNLSSQAQAYVDNRLVQLGAFQ